The following are encoded in a window of Citrobacter freundii genomic DNA:
- the fdrA gene encoding acyl-CoA synthetase FdrA, which yields MSIRIVVKKNTYFDSVSLMSISTRANKLDGVEQAFVAMATEMNKGVLKNLGLLTPELEEAKSGDLMIVIKGESEAANAQTLVAIDELFTHKEQGGQHEARYATLASAKKHVPDSNLAVISVNGLFAAREARQALQNNLNVMLFSDNVSLDDELALKQLAHEKGLLMMGPDCGTAIINGAALCFGNAVRRGNIGIVGASGTGSQELSVRIHEFGGGISQLIGTGGRDLSEKIGGLMMLDAIAMLEADPQTEIIALISKPPAPAVARKVLDRARACHKPVVVCFLGRDAALADEDGLQFARGTKDAALRAVLLSGVKKESLDLHPLNWPLIEEVRARLTPQQKYIRGLFCGGTLCDEAMFAAMEKHAEVYSNIHPDPAFRLPDINRSVAHTFLDFGDDDFTNGKPHPMIDPTNRISRLLQEARDPEVGVIVMDFVLGFGSHEDPVGVMIEAIAEAKAIAAADGRPLEILGYVLGTDQDTPSLEKQCQMLTDAGVIWASSSTNTGLLAREFICKGEEA from the coding sequence ATGTCGATCAGGATAGTTGTTAAAAAGAACACGTATTTTGATTCTGTGTCACTGATGTCTATCTCAACGCGCGCTAACAAGCTCGATGGCGTGGAGCAGGCGTTTGTGGCGATGGCAACGGAAATGAACAAAGGCGTGCTGAAGAATCTCGGCCTGCTGACGCCTGAACTGGAAGAGGCGAAGAGTGGCGATCTGATGATTGTCATCAAGGGTGAGAGCGAGGCGGCGAACGCGCAAACGCTGGTGGCTATCGATGAGCTGTTCACGCACAAGGAGCAGGGCGGCCAGCACGAAGCACGCTATGCCACGCTTGCCAGTGCGAAGAAGCATGTTCCCGACAGCAACCTGGCGGTGATTTCGGTCAACGGCCTGTTCGCGGCCCGTGAAGCGCGTCAGGCGCTGCAAAATAACCTCAACGTGATGCTGTTTTCTGACAACGTGTCCCTCGACGATGAGCTGGCGCTGAAACAGCTGGCGCACGAAAAAGGGCTGTTGATGATGGGGCCGGACTGCGGAACCGCCATTATTAACGGTGCGGCGCTGTGTTTTGGTAACGCAGTGCGTCGCGGCAATATCGGCATTGTCGGCGCATCCGGCACCGGTAGCCAGGAACTCAGCGTACGTATTCATGAATTTGGCGGCGGTATTTCCCAGCTGATTGGCACCGGTGGACGTGACCTGAGCGAAAAGATTGGCGGCCTGATGATGCTCGACGCGATTGCCATGCTGGAGGCCGATCCGCAAACCGAAATTATTGCGCTGATCTCCAAACCGCCTGCGCCTGCGGTGGCCCGAAAAGTGCTGGATCGCGCGCGCGCTTGTCACAAACCGGTGGTGGTGTGCTTCCTCGGACGTGACGCCGCGCTGGCGGATGAAGACGGATTGCAGTTCGCCCGAGGCACCAAAGATGCGGCGCTGCGCGCGGTCCTGCTCAGCGGCGTGAAAAAAGAGAGTCTGGATCTGCATCCGCTCAACTGGCCGCTGATTGAAGAAGTGCGCGCCCGTCTGACACCGCAGCAAAAATATATCCGTGGGCTGTTCTGTGGCGGCACGCTGTGCGATGAGGCGATGTTTGCCGCGATGGAAAAACATGCCGAGGTGTACAGCAACATTCACCCGGACCCGGCGTTCCGCCTGCCGGATATTAACCGCAGCGTGGCGCATACCTTCCTCGATTTTGGTGATGACGACTTCACCAACGGCAAGCCGCACCCGATGATCGACCCGACCAACCGCATCAGCCGTTTGTTGCAGGAAGCGCGGGATCCTGAAGTCGGCGTGATCGTGATGGATTTCGTCCTCGGTTTTGGATCGCATGAAGATCCGGTGGGCGTGATGATCGAGGCGATCGCTGAGGCGAAAGCGATCGCTGCCGCAGACGGACGTCCTCTGGAGATCCTCGGTTATGTACTGGGAACCGACCAGGATACGCCATCACTGGAAAAACAGTGCCAGATGCTGACCGATGCCGGGGTTATCTGGGCGAGCAGCAGCACCAACACCGGATTGCTGGCGCGTGAATTTATCTGTAAAGGGGAGGAAGCCTGA
- a CDS encoding DUF1116 domain-containing protein, whose translation MSQTLFTQPLNVINVGIAMFSDDLKKQNVPVTQLDWTPPGQGNMQVVAALDEIADSPLADKIAAANQQALERIIQSHPVLIGFDQAINVVPGMTRNTILHAGPPTRWQNMCGAMKGAVTGALVFEGLAKDLDAAAELAASGEIIFSPCHEHDCVGSMAGVTSASMFMHIVENKTYGNRAYTNMSEQMAKILRMGANDQSVIDRLNWMRDVLGPMLRDAMKLAGEIDLRLMLAQALHMGDECHNRNNAGTALLIQALTPWIIQTGYPVAQQREVFEFVLSSDYFSGPTWMAMCKAAMDAAHGIEYSTVVTTMARNGVEFGLRVSGLPGQWFTGPAQQVIGPMFAGYKPEDSGRDIGDSAITETYGIGGFAMATAPAIVALVGGTVEEAVDFSRQMREITLGENPNVTIPLLGFMGVPTAIDITRVGSTGILPVINTAIAHKDAGIGMIGAGIVHPPFACFEKAILSWRDRYCQ comes from the coding sequence ATGAGCCAGACGCTGTTTACCCAGCCGCTGAACGTGATTAACGTCGGCATCGCGATGTTCAGTGATGACCTGAAAAAGCAAAATGTACCGGTGACCCAGCTCGACTGGACGCCGCCGGGCCAGGGCAATATGCAGGTGGTTGCCGCGCTGGACGAGATTGCCGATTCGCCGCTGGCAGACAAAATTGCTGCCGCAAACCAGCAGGCGCTGGAACGTATTATCCAGTCGCACCCGGTGCTGATTGGTTTTGATCAGGCCATCAACGTGGTACCGGGCATGACCCGCAACACCATCCTGCACGCTGGGCCGCCGACCCGTTGGCAAAACATGTGCGGCGCTATGAAAGGGGCCGTGACCGGGGCGCTGGTGTTTGAAGGACTGGCGAAAGACCTCGATGCCGCCGCCGAGCTTGCCGCCTCCGGTGAAATCATCTTCTCGCCGTGCCACGAGCACGACTGCGTCGGTTCGATGGCGGGCGTCACGTCGGCCTCAATGTTCATGCACATTGTGGAAAACAAAACCTACGGCAACCGCGCATATACCAATATGAGCGAGCAAATGGCGAAGATCCTGCGTATGGGGGCGAACGATCAGAGCGTTATCGATCGCCTGAACTGGATGCGCGACGTGCTGGGACCGATGCTGCGCGACGCCATGAAGTTGGCGGGGGAAATTGATCTGCGCCTGATGCTGGCGCAGGCGCTGCATATGGGCGATGAATGCCACAACCGCAATAATGCCGGGACGGCGCTGCTGATTCAGGCGCTGACCCCATGGATTATCCAGACCGGCTATCCGGTGGCGCAGCAGCGCGAGGTCTTTGAGTTTGTCCTTAGCAGCGACTATTTCTCCGGACCGACGTGGATGGCGATGTGCAAAGCCGCGATGGATGCTGCGCACGGTATTGAATACAGCACCGTGGTGACGACGATGGCGCGCAACGGCGTTGAGTTTGGTCTGCGCGTCAGTGGGTTACCAGGCCAGTGGTTTACCGGCCCGGCGCAGCAGGTGATTGGCCCGATGTTTGCGGGCTATAAGCCGGAAGATTCCGGGCGTGATATCGGCGACAGTGCGATTACCGAAACCTACGGCATTGGCGGTTTTGCCATGGCGACGGCGCCGGCCATCGTGGCGCTGGTCGGCGGTACGGTTGAGGAAGCGGTCGACTTCTCTCGCCAGATGCGTGAAATCACCCTTGGCGAAAACCCGAACGTCACTATTCCGCTGCTCGGTTTTATGGGCGTACCTACCGCTATCGACATTACGCGCGTTGGCAGCACCGGCATTCTGCCGGTCATCAACACCGCGATTGCCCACAAAGATGCGGGGATCGGCATGATCGGCGCGGGAATTGTCCATCCGCCGTTTGCCTGCTTTGAAAAGGCAATTCTCAGCTGGCGCGATCGCTACTGCCAATAA
- a CDS encoding xanthine permease, with product MNSTKLEWKRGDWAAYFGLMTNNLTNLLTMMGLLIFVVGIPTEIVYGRIAPAFGLAVLVASVCYAWFGLQMAKQTGRKDVTALPSGPSAPSIFTVTFLVLMPVYQQTKDANFAIQIALVWCFVEALILVGGSFLGETIRKMIPRTVLLSCLSGLGLLLLAMNPMLQAFEAPTVSFIVLLLIFINWFGKKPIFARIPTGLLLLIAGTALAWISGLQSPEAIKASMSSFGFNPPEIHVDSFLQGLPHALPYLASAVPLGLANYIFDLENIESAHAAGDEYNTRKVMMANGFASMLGCMLGNPFPVTVYVGHAGWKAMGASIGYTLASGITMFLVPLFGLGAFMLAIIPMTAIVPILVFIGVVTANQVVRETPKVEVPVIFICLFPWIANWALTIVNSVMGAAGTSAAKLGTDLLHSKGVYYDGLVHLGSGAPLASMLWGCIAIFAIINKPLRGAIAAAGGALLSLFGVIHSPAVGFAEGSSLMFVMAYLMMGGMFVIKHVLDSREAVTALEQQPTKTS from the coding sequence ATGAACAGCACAAAACTAGAATGGAAACGGGGTGACTGGGCGGCTTACTTTGGGCTGATGACCAACAACCTGACTAACCTGCTGACAATGATGGGGTTGCTCATCTTTGTCGTCGGGATCCCTACCGAAATTGTCTACGGCCGTATTGCGCCTGCCTTTGGTCTGGCGGTGCTGGTGGCCAGCGTCTGCTACGCCTGGTTTGGCCTGCAGATGGCAAAACAGACCGGACGTAAAGATGTGACGGCGCTGCCTTCCGGGCCGAGCGCCCCGTCAATTTTCACCGTCACCTTCCTGGTGCTGATGCCGGTGTATCAGCAAACCAAAGATGCCAACTTTGCTATCCAAATCGCGCTGGTGTGGTGTTTTGTCGAAGCGTTGATCCTGGTTGGTGGCTCGTTCCTTGGTGAGACCATCCGCAAGATGATCCCACGCACGGTGCTGCTCTCTTGTTTATCCGGCCTGGGTCTGCTGCTGCTGGCGATGAACCCGATGCTGCAGGCGTTTGAAGCGCCAACCGTATCGTTCATCGTGCTGCTGCTGATCTTCATTAACTGGTTCGGTAAGAAGCCGATTTTTGCCCGTATCCCTACCGGCCTGCTGCTGCTGATCGCCGGTACGGCATTGGCGTGGATCTCCGGCCTGCAAAGCCCGGAAGCGATCAAAGCGTCGATGTCTTCCTTTGGCTTCAACCCGCCGGAAATTCACGTCGACAGCTTCCTGCAAGGCTTGCCGCACGCACTGCCGTATCTGGCTTCTGCGGTTCCTCTGGGACTGGCGAACTACATTTTTGACCTTGAGAACATTGAAAGTGCGCACGCCGCAGGCGATGAGTACAACACACGTAAAGTCATGATGGCGAACGGCTTTGCATCAATGCTGGGCTGCATGTTGGGTAATCCGTTCCCGGTTACCGTGTATGTCGGACACGCGGGCTGGAAAGCGATGGGGGCCAGTATCGGCTATACCCTCGCGTCGGGGATCACCATGTTCCTGGTGCCGCTGTTCGGTCTGGGCGCGTTTATGCTCGCCATTATTCCGATGACCGCGATCGTGCCGATACTGGTGTTTATCGGCGTGGTAACCGCTAACCAGGTGGTGCGAGAAACGCCCAAAGTTGAGGTGCCCGTCATCTTCATCTGTCTGTTCCCGTGGATTGCCAACTGGGCGTTAACCATCGTGAACAGCGTGATGGGGGCGGCGGGAACGTCAGCGGCTAAACTCGGAACCGACCTGCTGCACAGTAAAGGCGTGTACTACGACGGGTTGGTGCACCTCGGTAGCGGCGCGCCGCTGGCCAGTATGCTGTGGGGTTGTATCGCCATCTTCGCCATTATCAACAAACCATTACGTGGGGCGATTGCCGCCGCCGGTGGGGCGCTGCTGTCGCTGTTTGGCGTGATCCACTCCCCGGCCGTTGGGTTTGCTGAAGGCAGTTCGCTGATGTTTGTCATGGCCTACCTGATGATGGGCGGGATGTTCGTGATAAAGCATGTGCTCGACAGCCGTGAAGCGGTGACTGCCCTTGAGCAGCAACCGACCAAAACCTCCTGA
- a CDS encoding carbamate kinase family protein: MKELVVVAIGGNSIIKDNASQSIEHQAEAVKAVADTVLEMLASDYNIVLTHGNGPQVGLDLRRAEIAHEREGLPLTPLANCVADTQGGIGYLIQQALNNRLARRGEQKAVTVVTQVEVDKNDPGFANPTKPIGAFFSDAQRDALQLANPGWRFVEDSGRGYRRVVASPEPKRIVEAEAIKALTQQGFVVIGAGGGGIPVVRSDQGDYQSVDAVIDKDLSTALLAQEIRADVLVITTGVEKVCIHFGKPEQQALDTVDIATMTRYMQEGHFPPGSMLPKIVASLTFLARGGKRVIITTPECLPAALRGETGTHIVHS; the protein is encoded by the coding sequence ATGAAAGAACTTGTGGTCGTTGCCATTGGCGGCAACAGCATTATCAAAGATAACGCCAGCCAGTCGATTGAGCACCAGGCTGAAGCCGTAAAAGCCGTTGCCGATACGGTGCTGGAGATGTTGGCATCGGACTACAACATTGTGCTGACGCACGGCAACGGGCCGCAGGTGGGACTCGATCTGCGGCGCGCAGAGATTGCCCACGAGCGTGAAGGCTTACCGCTGACGCCGCTGGCAAACTGCGTCGCCGATACCCAGGGTGGCATTGGTTATCTGATCCAACAGGCGCTGAATAACCGTCTGGCGCGGCGTGGCGAACAGAAAGCGGTCACCGTGGTCACGCAGGTGGAGGTCGACAAAAACGATCCGGGATTTGCCAACCCCACCAAACCGATCGGCGCGTTCTTTAGCGACGCTCAGCGTGATGCGCTACAGCTGGCCAATCCGGGCTGGCGCTTTGTTGAGGATTCCGGGCGCGGCTACCGTCGGGTCGTCGCTTCGCCGGAGCCGAAGCGCATCGTCGAAGCCGAGGCGATTAAAGCACTGACCCAGCAAGGCTTTGTGGTGATTGGCGCGGGCGGCGGTGGGATCCCGGTGGTACGTAGCGATCAGGGGGATTACCAGAGCGTAGATGCGGTGATTGATAAAGATCTCTCCACCGCGCTGCTGGCGCAGGAGATCCGCGCCGACGTGCTGGTGATCACCACCGGCGTTGAGAAAGTGTGTATTCATTTTGGCAAGCCTGAGCAGCAGGCGCTGGACACCGTGGATATTGCAACAATGACCCGCTACATGCAGGAAGGGCATTTCCCGCCGGGCAGTATGTTACCCAAAATCGTTGCCAGCCTGACGTTTCTCGCCCGTGGCGGCAAACGGGTGATCATCACCACGCCGGAATGCCTGCCCGCCGCGCTGCGCGGTGAAACAGGCACCCATATTGTCCATTCCTGA
- a CDS encoding amidohydrolase family protein produces MKESNSRREFLSQSGKMVTAAALFGAVAPVAYAADPVGTTRCAKNTMTINDKHYYLDNVLLEAGFDYENAVVVHTRTALQTVEIQDGKIVALRENKQHPDVTLPHYDAGGKLMLPAMRDMHIHLDKTFYGGPWRSLNRPAGTTIQDMIRLEQKLLPELQPYTQERAEKLIDLLQSKGTSIARSHCNIEPVSGLKNLENLQAVLARRQPGFACEIVAFPQHGLLLSKSEPLMREAMQAGAQYVGGLDPTSVDGAMEKSLDTMFQIALDYDKGVDIHLHETSPAGVAAVNYMVETVEKTPQLKGKLTISHAFALSTLNEQQVDELATRLVAQQITIASTVPIGTMHMPLKQLRDKGVVVITGTDSVIDHWSPYGLGDMLEKANLYAQLYIRPNELNLSRALFLATGDVLPLNDKGERVWPKAQDEASFVLVDASCSAEAVARISPRTATFHKGQLVWGNVAS; encoded by the coding sequence ATGAAGGAAAGTAACAGCCGCCGTGAGTTTTTAAGCCAGAGCGGAAAAATGGTCACCGCTGCCGCGCTATTTGGCGCGGTCGCTCCGGTCGCGTATGCTGCGGATCCTGTCGGGACAACCCGTTGCGCGAAGAACACGATGACGATTAACGATAAACACTACTACCTGGATAACGTCCTGCTGGAAGCGGGATTTGATTACGAAAACGCCGTGGTGGTGCATACCCGTACCGCACTGCAAACCGTAGAGATTCAGGACGGGAAAATTGTTGCGCTGCGTGAGAATAAGCAGCATCCGGATGTCACGCTGCCGCACTACGATGCAGGCGGAAAGCTGATGCTGCCCGCCATGCGCGACATGCACATCCATCTGGATAAAACCTTTTATGGCGGTCCGTGGCGCTCACTCAACCGCCCGGCGGGCACCACTATTCAGGATATGATTCGCCTGGAACAAAAGCTGCTGCCTGAACTGCAGCCGTATACGCAAGAGCGTGCGGAAAAGCTTATCGACCTGCTGCAATCAAAAGGTACCTCGATTGCCCGCAGCCACTGCAATATTGAGCCGGTTTCCGGGCTGAAAAATCTGGAGAATCTACAGGCGGTGCTGGCGCGTCGTCAGCCGGGTTTTGCCTGTGAGATCGTGGCATTTCCGCAGCATGGCCTGCTGTTATCGAAGTCTGAACCGCTGATGCGTGAAGCGATGCAGGCGGGGGCGCAGTACGTAGGTGGGCTGGACCCAACCAGCGTGGACGGGGCGATGGAGAAATCCCTCGACACCATGTTCCAGATTGCGCTCGATTACGACAAAGGCGTGGATATCCATCTGCATGAAACCAGCCCGGCAGGCGTGGCGGCGGTGAATTACATGGTGGAAACGGTAGAGAAAACCCCGCAGTTGAAGGGCAAGCTGACCATCAGCCATGCGTTTGCGCTGTCTACGCTGAACGAGCAGCAGGTGGATGAACTGGCGACCCGCCTGGTGGCGCAGCAAATTACCATTGCCTCGACGGTGCCGATTGGCACGATGCACATGCCGCTGAAACAGCTGCGCGACAAAGGTGTAGTGGTGATTACCGGCACCGACAGCGTGATCGACCACTGGTCGCCGTACGGGCTGGGGGACATGCTGGAAAAGGCCAATCTGTACGCGCAGCTTTATATTCGCCCTAACGAACTCAACCTGTCGCGGGCGCTGTTCCTTGCCACCGGCGATGTGCTGCCGCTCAACGATAAAGGCGAACGCGTATGGCCAAAAGCACAGGATGAGGCCAGCTTTGTACTGGTGGATGCCTCCTGTTCTGCCGAGGCCGTCGCTCGAATCTCTCCCCGTACCGCAACCTTCCATAAAGGCCAACTGGTGTGGGGGAATGTGGCGAGCTAG
- a CDS encoding nickel/cobalt efflux protein RcnA, whose protein sequence is MGEFSTHLQQGNAWFFIPSAILLGVLHGLEPGHSKTMMAAFIIAIKGTIKQAIMLGLAATLSHTAVVWLIALGGMYISKAFTAQAVEPWLQFVSAIIILSTALWMFWRTWRGEQNWLADAHHDHGHDHHHHHDHHHDHDHHHHDHHHEHDHAALAGFAEGSKEYQDAHERAHATDIQRRFAGKEVTNGQILLFGLTGGLIPCPAAITVLLICIQLKAFTLGATMVLCFSVGLAITLVTVGVGAAISVQQAAKRWSGFNTLARKAPYFSSVLIAMVGVYMGIHGYMGIVG, encoded by the coding sequence ATGGGTGAATTTTCGACGCATCTTCAGCAGGGCAACGCCTGGTTCTTTATTCCCAGTGCGATTTTATTGGGCGTGCTGCACGGCCTGGAGCCGGGGCATTCCAAGACCATGATGGCGGCCTTTATCATCGCCATTAAAGGCACCATCAAACAGGCGATCATGCTGGGACTGGCGGCGACGCTGTCGCACACCGCCGTGGTGTGGTTGATTGCGCTGGGTGGGATGTATATCAGCAAAGCCTTTACCGCCCAGGCGGTCGAACCCTGGTTACAGTTTGTCTCGGCGATTATTATTCTGAGTACCGCATTGTGGATGTTCTGGCGCACATGGCGCGGGGAGCAGAACTGGCTGGCCGACGCGCATCACGACCACGGGCACGATCATCACCATCACCATGATCACCACCATGACCATGACCACCATCATCATGATCATCACCACGAACACGATCATGCCGCGCTGGCAGGCTTTGCTGAAGGTTCAAAAGAGTATCAGGATGCCCACGAACGGGCGCATGCCACGGATATCCAGCGCCGCTTTGCGGGTAAAGAGGTTACCAACGGGCAAATTTTGTTGTTTGGCCTGACCGGCGGGCTGATCCCGTGCCCTGCCGCCATCACCGTATTGCTGATTTGCATCCAGCTCAAAGCTTTTACGCTGGGGGCCACCATGGTGTTGTGCTTTAGCGTCGGTCTGGCAATAACGCTGGTTACGGTGGGTGTAGGCGCGGCCATCAGCGTGCAGCAGGCAGCCAAACGCTGGAGCGGGTTTAACACGCTGGCGCGCAAAGCCCCCTATTTTTCCAGTGTGTTGATTGCTATGGTCGGCGTATATATGGGCATTCACGGTTATATGGGGATCGTGGGGTAA
- the rcnR gene encoding Ni(II)/Co(II)-binding transcriptional repressor RcnR translates to MSHTIRDKQKLKARASKIQGQVAALKTMLDEPHECAAVLQQIAAIRGAVNGLMREVIKGHLTEHIVHQGDEIKREEDLDVVLKVLDSYIK, encoded by the coding sequence ATGTCACATACGATCCGCGACAAACAAAAGCTCAAAGCCCGCGCGAGTAAGATTCAGGGGCAGGTAGCCGCGCTGAAAACTATGCTTGATGAACCGCATGAATGCGCCGCCGTTTTACAGCAGATTGCGGCAATTCGCGGCGCGGTAAACGGATTAATGCGTGAAGTGATTAAAGGTCATCTGACCGAGCATATCGTGCATCAGGGTGATGAAATCAAGCGTGAAGAGGATCTGGACGTCGTGCTGAAGGTGCTGGACTCCTACATCAAATAA
- a CDS encoding amino acid permease, with translation MSKIWSKEETLWSFALYGTAVGAGTLFLPIQLGSAGAVVLFITALVAWPLTYWPHKALCQFILSSKTSAGEGITGAVTHYYGKKIGSLITTLYFVAFFVVVLIYAVAITNSLTEQLAKHIVIDLRVRMLVSLGVVLVLNLIFLMGRQATIRVMGFLVFPLIAYFLFLSLYLTGSWQPTLLTGQMSFDQHTLHQVWISIPVMVFAFSHTPIISTFAIDRREKYGEQAMGKCKKIMKVAYVIICLSVLFFVFSCLMSIPVNYIEDAKHEGVTILSALSMMPNAPAWLSISGIIVAVVAMSKSFLGTYFGVIEGATELVKTSLHQVGVKKSRAFNRALSIMLVSTITFIICCINPNAISMIYAISGPLIAMILFIMPTLSTYLIPALKPYRSVGNLITLIVGLLCVSVMFFG, from the coding sequence ATGTCGAAAATTTGGTCAAAAGAAGAGACTCTCTGGAGCTTCGCGTTATACGGGACTGCCGTCGGCGCAGGAACCCTTTTCCTCCCCATACAGCTGGGTTCTGCTGGTGCGGTGGTGCTGTTTATCACCGCACTCGTCGCCTGGCCTTTAACCTACTGGCCACATAAAGCGCTGTGCCAGTTTATTCTGTCATCCAAAACCTCAGCGGGTGAAGGGATCACTGGCGCAGTCACCCACTATTACGGCAAAAAGATAGGCAGCCTGATTACCACCCTCTATTTTGTGGCCTTCTTTGTGGTGGTGCTGATCTACGCCGTGGCGATCACCAACTCACTCACCGAACAGCTGGCAAAACATATCGTGATCGATCTCCGCGTACGTATGCTGGTCAGTCTCGGCGTAGTGCTGGTGTTGAATTTGATTTTTCTGATGGGTCGCCAGGCCACCATTCGGGTGATGGGTTTTCTGGTATTCCCGCTGATCGCTTACTTTTTGTTTCTGTCGCTCTACCTGACCGGAAGCTGGCAGCCAACGTTACTCACCGGCCAGATGTCGTTTGATCAGCACACGCTGCATCAGGTCTGGATATCGATTCCCGTGATGGTTTTCGCTTTTAGCCATACGCCGATTATCTCCACGTTTGCTATCGACAGGCGTGAGAAATACGGCGAGCAGGCCATGGGTAAATGCAAAAAAATCATGAAAGTCGCCTACGTTATCATCTGCCTGAGCGTGCTGTTTTTCGTCTTCAGCTGTCTGATGTCGATTCCGGTAAATTACATTGAAGATGCGAAGCACGAGGGCGTGACTATTCTGTCCGCGCTGTCGATGATGCCCAACGCGCCCGCATGGCTGTCAATTTCCGGGATCATCGTCGCCGTAGTGGCGATGTCAAAATCGTTCCTCGGCACCTACTTTGGCGTGATTGAAGGGGCGACAGAGTTGGTCAAAACGTCGCTGCACCAGGTCGGTGTGAAGAAAAGCCGGGCCTTTAACCGCGCCCTGTCTATTATGCTGGTCTCCACCATCACGTTTATCATTTGCTGCATTAATCCAAATGCAATTTCAATGATTTACGCGATTAGCGGGCCGCTGATCGCCATGATTTTGTTCATCATGCCGACGTTGTCTACCTATCTGATCCCGGCCCTGAAGCCGTACCGCTCGGTGGGCAATCTGATCACCCTGATTGTCGGTCTGCTGTGCGTATCTGTGATGTTTTTTGGCTAG
- a CDS encoding multidrug/biocide efflux PACE transporter, which translates to MQHDTVQRRSLMERIFHAVCFEGIATAVLAPTAAWLMQRSVLEMGGLTVLLATTAMIWNIIYNALFDRLWPTHLVKRTAKVRAFHALGFESGFIVIGVSIMAYVLNVSLLQAFTLEIGFFLFFLPYTMFYNWAYDTLRERVMKRRQQRVTA; encoded by the coding sequence ATGCAACACGATACAGTCCAACGCCGTTCGTTAATGGAACGTATTTTTCACGCCGTCTGTTTTGAGGGTATTGCCACCGCCGTTCTCGCGCCAACCGCCGCGTGGTTGATGCAGCGCTCAGTGCTGGAAATGGGCGGATTGACCGTACTTCTGGCGACCACGGCGATGATCTGGAATATCATTTATAACGCCCTGTTTGACCGCTTATGGCCGACTCACCTGGTAAAACGTACGGCTAAGGTCCGCGCATTTCACGCGTTAGGTTTTGAAAGTGGGTTTATTGTGATTGGGGTGAGCATTATGGCGTATGTGCTGAACGTCAGCCTGCTGCAAGCATTCACCCTGGAAATTGGTTTCTTCCTGTTCTTCCTGCCGTACACCATGTTTTATAACTGGGCGTATGACACATTACGCGAGCGCGTAATGAAACGTCGCCAGCAGCGCGTTACTGCCTGA
- a CDS encoding LysR family transcriptional regulator, which yields MRYSPEALTAFVETVSCGSFSAAARRLRKSQSTISTAIANLEADLGFALFDRSSRQPTLTEQGKRILGYVQAILSASERLDEAAISLSGATEARLTFVLSDTLHPDVLEDLMVQFDRLFPHTEFECLIGEDEDVIDLLQKGRAQVGLLEAREDYPTDMGVTRLPMQTLMGLYVAASHPLAVQEKLQWEQLRTWRELRLNTYLESGTNVARGPVWSAPNYLLLLSMAVQGFGWCTLPCALVEEFAAEKPLAQLNVPGWPKAISIDLLWNKKSPPGVAGSWLRDHLQQGGVSMIDK from the coding sequence ATGCGCTACTCTCCTGAAGCATTAACGGCATTTGTTGAGACCGTCTCCTGCGGCTCATTTTCTGCGGCGGCGCGGCGGTTACGCAAAAGTCAGTCCACCATCAGCACGGCGATAGCCAATCTGGAAGCCGATCTCGGCTTTGCGTTGTTTGACCGCTCTTCACGTCAACCCACGCTCACCGAGCAAGGCAAGCGGATTCTTGGCTATGTGCAGGCGATTCTGTCGGCCAGCGAGCGGCTGGACGAGGCGGCGATTTCGCTGTCGGGCGCAACGGAAGCACGTCTGACTTTTGTGCTTTCGGACACCCTGCATCCGGATGTGTTGGAAGATTTGATGGTGCAGTTTGACCGACTGTTTCCGCACACCGAGTTTGAATGTCTGATTGGCGAAGATGAGGACGTAATCGATCTGCTGCAAAAGGGACGTGCGCAGGTTGGTCTCCTTGAAGCGCGCGAGGATTACCCCACGGACATGGGTGTCACGCGCCTGCCGATGCAAACCTTGATGGGATTGTACGTGGCGGCTTCGCACCCGCTGGCGGTACAGGAAAAACTGCAGTGGGAGCAACTGCGTACCTGGCGCGAACTGCGGCTAAATACCTATCTGGAAAGCGGCACTAACGTGGCGCGCGGTCCGGTGTGGTCAGCGCCTAACTATTTATTGTTGCTCAGTATGGCGGTGCAGGGATTTGGCTGGTGTACGCTGCCTTGTGCGCTGGTGGAGGAGTTTGCAGCGGAAAAACCGCTGGCACAGCTGAATGTACCTGGCTGGCCTAAGGCTATCTCTATCGATTTGCTGTGGAACAAGAAATCGCCGCCTGGCGTGGCGGGAAGCTGGCTACGCGATCACTTACAACAGGGTGGCGTTTCGATGATAGATAAATGA